In the Vibrio sp. FE10 genome, GAAAAACAGCCTAAGCTTGATGACACGTGAAGATATCGAGTCGATGTCCTACTACTTGCTGAGCGGTGATATCAACAACACCATTAGCAGTGACGCTGTGCCGTTGCAGCCTAAAGGGTTTGATGAAGAGTCTTACGCGGCTGAAATCTACACCACGTATCGCCAAACGTGTGGAGCATGTCATGGAGACGACGGTAAAGGTCGCGACCCTATCGCCCCTACTCTATTGAATAACGGCATTATCATGCACAGTGACCCATTCAACACCATTGCGGTAACGGTGCGCGGTCTACAACCGACCTATCTCGACAAAGATAGAAACTTCATGCCAATGGCAAGTTTTGAAGATGTACTGTCGGATCAAAGGTTGGCTGAGTTGATCACCTTCGTGCGATTGCACCTAGGGGATAGAGAAGAGCCAGTAACGGCAGAGCACGTTCGAGAGGTAAGAGAAACGCTTGAAGCTGCAGGTTACGCTGGAGGATTACACACCACACCTGAAATGTACGAAAGTCGAGATAAGAATATTAACATTCGTTAGTCGACAAACCGACCATGCAGGAGGCCAAATTCAGGCCTCCTCTTTGTTTTTTAATAGAGCGGTTTTTTAATAGAACAGTTTCTAATAGAACGGCTTTTAATAGAACGGTCCCCAATACAACTGTGTTTTAGTACAGACGAGCTTTGATACAAACGTGTTTTTTATATTCTAATTACACCCAATCTCGACACGTTACCCACCAAACGTTTTAACTAACTGATTACATAATAAAGTCAATTCACACATAATGAGATCGATATCCCAGAACAAAGATGTGACTAAGTGCATAATCTTCATTATTTTATAAAGATGTACTAAGGGACCGTCTATGGATACAACAACTCTCATCTACGATACATTGGAAGGGTTATCGAGCGCAGAGCCTCAACAGCACGCTCAAATTCGCCAAAATCTATACAACCAATTAGATTTATCATTTGAGAAGCAGTTAGCCTTGTATTCAAATGTCCTAGGACCAGCCAGTGCAGGCCGTTTAACAGACCTTGAAAGTGCAGTCGTTTCTGCATGTAAGATTGTTGGTTTGAAAAAATAACCCGCCTTGGTGCTGAGTATTTCTTTCTAGGAACCAAAAATTAAAACGCTGCGAATTCGCAGCGTTTTTTGTTTTCTTACAACAAAGGCTTTCATACATAAACTCAACTCTTGACTCCTATCCTAGCTTCTAGCAGGCAAACCGTATTGATAACGGTTCGCGATAAGTCCAATTCTCTCTGTTTTTCAAGTTACACGCATTCTCATTTAGTTAATCTTATGTTCCATTTTTAACAGGTGTGCAACCTCAACAATGACGCTAATGTTAGTAGCACGTTAACCACACATCGGATGGAAGAATCATGAGAGTACTTATTGAATATACACAAACAGGCAAATACCGTGATCATGCGTGGGAAGCACTAACAATTCGTTCGAAAGGCGAAATTCAAGCTGTGACTCCCTCTTATGCGGCTCAACTTATCGAACAGAACCGCGCCAGCTTATCTACTACTGAGAATCAAGATATCGTCATCCAACCTTAATGAGTTTAGGAACTATCCCTCCCGGTTCTTAAATTCTCTGCTTTACTCGCTTTAGTTATCAATACGATACTGAGAAAAACAGAGTTTGATGACATAAAAAAAACGCTGCACGGATGCAGCGTTTTCTTGTTTCTAGCCTATCTGATATCTAACGTAGATAGCCTCTAACTTACATAGCTTTTAACGTAGACAGCTTCCAACGTAAACCGTCTAATTATTTTGGCAGGTTCTCTAACGCTTCAACCATCGTCATTAATTTATCGACAATTCTTTCGCCATCAACTCGCAAGCCATTGTGTTCGTACTCGTTGGTGATCCACGCTTTTGAATTTGGAATATTCGCCAGTGTTTCACGGCTGTAATCCAGTTCTACGTACATGTCGTCAGCGTAAACTGCACATGCCATTGGAACCGTATTCTTGCTTAGCTGTTCAGCGTTGTACAAAGTGCCCCAATCCGATTTCTCAGCCAACATGTTCGCCGCTTCACGCAGTGGCTTCAGCGTTTCTAGTTGGTCGAACATCCACGGGTACACCATTTCTCCAGTAAACCAGAACTCGCTACCCGCTTGGTAGTTAAAGTGTGGGTACTGCTCACGCACTCTGTGTGCAGACCAGTTAGACGCTGTACCTTGGCAGTAAATCGATTCATGCAAAATCGCGTAAATTGGGTTGGTTAGGTAGCCCTGCTCTTGTTGCATTTGATTAAGGAAGCTGTAGCTCAACTGCTTGTTACCGTTCACTTCAACAAACGCACTTTCTAGCGTGAAGTACATAGGAAGGTTTGCTTCGCCGCCACCAAGATTAATGCCTATTAGCTGGAACTGTTCAACTGTGAACACTTGACCGTTTGGCAGCCTCACATCGTTGTTGAGCAGGTAATCAGAGATCTCACGACACATAGCCTGTGCTTGCGGGAACTGAGCAAAGAAAGCTCTGTTTTTGTCTTCTACACGCTTGTAAGTCGCACGATAAACATCATCAGCTTCACGCTCAATAGACGGAATGCCACCTGTTACATAACAGCGCTGTAGGCTTTGTGGGAACAATGACAAGTAGCTCAAGGTGCAGAAACCACCAAAGCTTTGACCAATCGTCGACCATTGTTTAACACCGAATTGCTCGCGAATCGCTTCAGCGTCTCGAACGATGTTGTCTGCTCTGAAATGCGTTAAATATTCGACTTGTTGCTCTGGCGATAAGTGCGCCAAGGTTTCATGGCTAATCACCGTGCTGTTACCTGTACCACGTTGATCAAGAAGCAGAACACGATAGTTTTGTAATGCACGCTTTAGCCAACCTGATTGACCGCTAACACGTGGAGAAGGAAAGCCTGGACCACCTTGAAAGTAGATCAACCACGGCAGTTCTTGCGCATCTTTTGCGAGATCAACCAGTTCACGTGCGAAGACTTGGATCTGCTGTCCATCTTTTGCTTGGTAATCGAGTGGCAACTCAAAAGAGTGCTGACGATACAGGGTGGTTCCATCAATAAAGTTAGCTTGCACGCTTCATTCCTTTTTATCTGATTCTAAAGTCATCGGTACGAATAAAAATAGCGCCATTTGGCACCTTAGTTAGCAAGATACGCATAGTGGCTTGTAAATGAAACCGTTTGTTTAACATGAATGTGAAGGTGCTTCATCTAATCGCTTAATTTACCTTCAACGCGTAACAACATGTGTCAAAACAGTCAGTTTAGAAGGGTTTTATCCAGCGAGAAGCCAAAAGAATGAAGTGAAGTAAACCAAAAGCGTGAGGCAAATAAAAAGAGCTTAACGAGGTGAGGATACGTTAAGCTCTTTGGTTTTATCTGGGTTGATAAACTAACTGGCTTATTTGCCGTTAATCTATCGAATCTATTCGTTCTAACAAATCTATCGAATCTATTCGTTCTAACAAATCTATCAAATCTATCAAATCTATCAAATCTATCAAATCTATCAAATTAAGCGAATCTAGCGACTACGAAGCCGTCAATTCACCTGCACCTTGAGTCGAACGTTGGCTACTTTCGACAAGGATAGCTGTCGCAGTCTCTTTCAACGCGGCCCACTCTCCATCATCAACTTCAATGCCATCGTTCCACGCTTTCTCTTGAGTTTTAAAAAGCGCTTCCGATTCAATGTGTGTTTGGTAGCCATCTGACAAACGTTCGATATCGAAATCCTGGACGGAAAGTTCGATGGTCATATTGTGGATATGTTCGTCCGATGCCAGTGGCAAATCTGATAAAAACAGTTCTGGAGCAACGCAACCACGATTAAGAACATACAAAGTGCTCTTGGGGTTAGAACCATTATCCCAACGTGCGGTACACGCGATGCCTTTCGCGGCCAGTTTCACAAGCTCGCTGTACGCTAACCAACGGTTGTGACAGTTGTTTAGCTCAATTTTCAGTGTCTTCTTACCAACCATTTTTTCAATCGAATAGTCCATAATCACGGGAAGATGACACGCTAAGCTCGCCTTGTGCAGGTCAACTTCAACGGTATTATCGCTGCTCACTTGAATGTCTACAGGGCAATCGTCTTCAAGACCCATAAAGTTGCTCGCATTGTTAAAATGACGAACTCCATCCAAACCGACCATTTGTAAATCTGCCACCATGTTCGCTATTACATCGGCTTCACCACATGTACGACGCATCCCCAAAAAGGCTTTATTGACGGCCGCTACCAGTTCATTGTGAGAAACGATCATAACGATTTACCTCCATGTTGAGCGTTGATATGTGTAGTAGCTTTTTGTGAGTCAGCCATCTCCGCTTCACTTGGTGCTTCACTTGGTAAGACTGGGAACACCCATTCGTCCTGATGAATCTCATCAAGCAATGGCGCACCT is a window encoding:
- a CDS encoding PAS factor family protein, producing the protein MDTTTLIYDTLEGLSSAEPQQHAQIRQNLYNQLDLSFEKQLALYSNVLGPASAGRLTDLESAVVSACKIVGLKK
- a CDS encoding alpha/beta fold hydrolase; the encoded protein is MQANFIDGTTLYRQHSFELPLDYQAKDGQQIQVFARELVDLAKDAQELPWLIYFQGGPGFPSPRVSGQSGWLKRALQNYRVLLLDQRGTGNSTVISHETLAHLSPEQQVEYLTHFRADNIVRDAEAIREQFGVKQWSTIGQSFGGFCTLSYLSLFPQSLQRCYVTGGIPSIEREADDVYRATYKRVEDKNRAFFAQFPQAQAMCREISDYLLNNDVRLPNGQVFTVEQFQLIGINLGGGEANLPMYFTLESAFVEVNGNKQLSYSFLNQMQQEQGYLTNPIYAILHESIYCQGTASNWSAHRVREQYPHFNYQAGSEFWFTGEMVYPWMFDQLETLKPLREAANMLAEKSDWGTLYNAEQLSKNTVPMACAVYADDMYVELDYSRETLANIPNSKAWITNEYEHNGLRVDGERIVDKLMTMVEALENLPK
- a CDS encoding DUF3726 domain-containing protein codes for the protein MIVSHNELVAAVNKAFLGMRRTCGEADVIANMVADLQMVGLDGVRHFNNASNFMGLEDDCPVDIQVSSDNTVEVDLHKASLACHLPVIMDYSIEKMVGKKTLKIELNNCHNRWLAYSELVKLAAKGIACTARWDNGSNPKSTLYVLNRGCVAPELFLSDLPLASDEHIHNMTIELSVQDFDIERLSDGYQTHIESEALFKTQEKAWNDGIEVDDGEWAALKETATAILVESSQRSTQGAGELTAS